One stretch of Pirellulales bacterium DNA includes these proteins:
- a CDS encoding protein arginine kinase, with protein MDLNALANSTGEWLRASGPESDIVMSSRIRLARNLAEFPFISRATDQDRNEIERQLRERILQIQSSGQLQYINVSELEGIDRQFLVERQLISREHAESHGARGVAIDGREQISLMINEEDHLRIQCMHSGLDLAAAWEQINQIDDLIEERVTYAFHPRLGYLTACPTNVGTGVRVSVMLHLPALVITKQIEKVFRSLQKISLAVRGLYGEGSQAMGDFYQISNQITLGRTELDLVQQVGDVVPVLIDYERRAREFLVREKHETLHDQVSRAYGILRTAQTISSEETMHLLSRVRMGVNLGLIPDLAIPDLNELFIHTQPAHLQKLRGVELDTEDRNIERARYLRSHLNKPDGHGAEHN; from the coding sequence GTGGATCTAAACGCACTTGCCAATTCGACCGGCGAATGGTTGCGCGCCAGCGGCCCCGAGTCGGATATCGTCATGAGCAGCCGCATTCGGCTCGCTCGAAATCTGGCCGAGTTCCCCTTCATCAGCCGGGCCACCGACCAAGATCGCAACGAAATCGAACGCCAACTCCGCGAACGAATTCTGCAAATCCAAAGCTCCGGCCAATTGCAATATATCAATGTCAGCGAGTTGGAAGGCATCGACCGGCAGTTCCTCGTCGAGCGGCAGCTCATCAGCCGCGAGCATGCCGAAAGCCACGGCGCCCGCGGCGTGGCCATCGACGGTCGCGAGCAAATCAGCCTGATGATCAACGAAGAAGATCATCTCCGCATCCAGTGCATGCACAGCGGCCTCGATCTGGCTGCCGCGTGGGAGCAAATCAACCAGATCGACGATCTGATCGAAGAGCGCGTCACCTACGCCTTCCATCCGCGATTGGGCTACCTGACCGCCTGCCCCACCAACGTCGGCACCGGCGTGCGCGTCAGCGTCATGCTGCATTTGCCGGCGCTCGTGATTACCAAGCAAATCGAAAAGGTGTTTCGCAGCCTGCAAAAGATCAGCCTCGCCGTGCGCGGCCTGTATGGCGAAGGCTCGCAAGCGATGGGCGACTTTTATCAGATCTCGAACCAAATCACGCTCGGCCGAACCGAGCTCGACTTGGTGCAACAGGTGGGCGACGTGGTGCCGGTGCTGATCGACTACGAACGCCGGGCTCGCGAATTTTTGGTTCGCGAAAAGCACGAAACGCTGCACGATCAGGTGAGCCGTGCCTACGGCATCCTGCGCACGGCCCAAACCATCAGCTCCGAAGAGACGATGCACCTATTGTCGCGAGTGCGGATGGGCGTGAACCTGGGATTGATTCCCGACCTCGCGATCCCCGATCTGAACGAGCTCTTCATCCACACACAGCCGGCCCATCTGCAAAAGCTCCGCGGCGTCGAACTCGACACCGAAGACCGCAACATCGAGCGCGCCCGCTATTTGCGCTCCCATCTCAACAAACCCGACGGCCACGGGGCGGAGCATAACTGA
- a CDS encoding UvrB/UvrC motif-containing protein, whose product MKCQKCDKPATFHITELEKGKHQQELHLCEEHARLYLTQTEPEPGSQPTLAGALAQQLAVGQTAEELEKLDKKACPVCGITFFEFRNQGRLGCPHDYIFFEKELEPLIANIHGETAHVGKRPHRYAGGTAHKTELIRMRREMKEAISEENYERASRLRDEIRRVEEQTQQSPPE is encoded by the coding sequence ATGAAGTGCCAAAAGTGCGATAAGCCGGCCACCTTCCACATCACCGAACTCGAAAAGGGAAAGCATCAGCAAGAATTGCACCTCTGCGAGGAGCATGCCCGGCTGTATCTCACCCAAACCGAGCCGGAGCCTGGTTCGCAGCCCACGTTGGCCGGCGCGCTTGCGCAGCAATTGGCCGTGGGCCAGACGGCGGAAGAGCTCGAAAAGCTCGACAAGAAAGCCTGCCCCGTGTGCGGCATTACGTTTTTCGAGTTCCGCAATCAGGGCCGCCTCGGTTGCCCGCACGACTATATCTTCTTCGAGAAGGAACTCGAACCGTTGATCGCCAACATCCACGGCGAGACGGCTCATGTCGGCAAACGCCCGCATCGCTACGCCGGCGGCACGGCCCACAAGACCGAATTGATCCGCATGCGCCGCGAGATGAAGGAAGCGATCAGCGAAGAAAATTACGAACGGGCCAGCCGCCTGCGCGACGAAATTCGCCGTGTCGAAGAACAAACCCAACAATCCCCGCCGGAATAA
- the trpE gene encoding anthranilate synthase component I: MHYPPLDSFARLVDGPRLVPVYRRLVADSLTPVSAFHKLDGGACACLFESVVGGEKVGRYSFLTADPFMQIELRGARITVVGPGGAEEAEEFESPDPLGELERRVESFKAVHLAELPPFTGGAIGYAGYDVVRYTERLPNPPTDDRHLPDLAFAFYDRMVVFDHINKTIVVVAMARMDQFAPAEAYRDAQQRVDAMVEQLSRGDELPPIDIDISGPPKIPYKANCTQDEFQQSVERCVEYIRAGDIFQVVVSQRLEVEVHASPLDIYRALRVVNPSPFMFYLRTPSATLVGSSPEVMVRVVEGQVTVRPLAGTRPRGRNDEEDRRLAEELLADPKERAEHVMLVDLGRNDVGRVARFRSMEVSDVMAIERYSHVMHITTNVSGRLAEGKNAFDALRACLPAGTVSGAPKVRAMQIIDELEPTRRGPYAGAVGYIDYGGNMDTCIALRTIVVQGNKAYVQAGAGIVADSQPAAEYQETLNKARGPLKAIEIAERRAK, encoded by the coding sequence TTGCACTATCCTCCTCTCGATAGCTTCGCCCGACTGGTCGACGGTCCGCGGCTCGTGCCCGTCTACCGCCGGCTGGTGGCCGATTCGTTGACGCCCGTTTCGGCGTTTCACAAGCTCGACGGCGGGGCGTGCGCCTGCTTGTTTGAGAGCGTGGTCGGCGGCGAAAAGGTCGGGCGATATAGCTTTCTCACGGCCGATCCGTTCATGCAGATCGAGCTGCGCGGGGCCCGGATCACGGTTGTCGGGCCCGGCGGCGCCGAGGAAGCGGAGGAATTCGAATCGCCCGATCCGCTGGGTGAACTGGAGCGGCGCGTCGAGTCGTTCAAGGCCGTGCATCTGGCGGAATTGCCGCCGTTCACCGGCGGGGCCATCGGCTACGCCGGCTACGACGTGGTGCGATACACCGAGCGACTGCCGAATCCACCCACCGACGATCGGCATTTGCCGGACCTGGCGTTTGCGTTTTACGACCGCATGGTCGTGTTCGACCACATCAATAAGACGATCGTCGTGGTGGCGATGGCCCGGATGGATCAGTTCGCGCCGGCCGAAGCATATCGCGATGCCCAGCAGCGCGTCGATGCGATGGTCGAGCAGCTTTCCCGCGGCGACGAACTGCCGCCGATCGATATCGACATCAGCGGCCCGCCGAAAATCCCATACAAGGCCAATTGCACGCAGGATGAATTCCAACAGTCCGTCGAACGCTGCGTCGAATACATCCGCGCCGGCGACATTTTTCAGGTCGTCGTTAGCCAGCGGCTCGAAGTCGAGGTCCACGCTTCGCCGCTCGATATTTACCGCGCCCTGCGGGTAGTAAACCCCAGCCCGTTCATGTTCTACCTGCGCACGCCGAGTGCGACGCTCGTGGGCAGTTCGCCGGAGGTGATGGTGCGCGTGGTCGAGGGGCAAGTGACCGTGCGGCCATTGGCCGGCACTCGCCCGCGCGGACGGAACGACGAGGAAGACCGCCGGCTGGCCGAGGAATTGCTCGCCGACCCGAAGGAGCGGGCCGAACATGTGATGCTGGTCGACCTCGGCCGCAACGATGTCGGCCGCGTGGCGCGATTCCGCTCGATGGAAGTCAGCGATGTAATGGCCATCGAGCGCTATAGCCACGTGATGCATATCACCACGAATGTCAGCGGTCGATTGGCCGAAGGCAAGAATGCGTTCGACGCGTTGCGGGCCTGCTTGCCGGCGGGGACGGTTTCCGGGGCGCCGAAGGTGCGGGCGATGCAAATCATCGACGAACTCGAACCGACCCGCCGCGGGCCGTATGCCGGAGCGGTCGGCTATATCGACTACGGCGGCAACATGGACACGTGCATCGCCCTGCGAACGATCGTCGTGCAGGGGAACAAGGCGTATGTGCAAGCCGGGGCCGGGATCGTCGCCGATAGCCAACCCGCGGCCGAGTATCAAGAAACATTGAACAAAGCTCGCGGACCGCTGAAAGCCATCGAAATCGCCGAACGCCGGGCGAAGTGA
- a CDS encoding zinc ribbon domain-containing protein: MATSTAAPSQTSPPTLTTMHPTGADPVAPPRGRPCAACGSPVDPGDKFCHACGTVQPAVGPAGLPREVVAASTGGASGTRSEAAAAGAAGAQKHFRCQQCGAEVAVDPGERSFTCPFCDSNYVVELPADSQRAQPEFVVGFAISPDDAAAKFRAWLGEGGWFRPGDLSTARADGKLRGVYLPFWSFSTLAQSDWSAQIGEYWYRTETYTAYENGKAVTRTREVQETEWWNLSGKHHNYYSGYLVTGSKGLKQADADRIKPYHLAALKRYEPYFLAGWLCEDYSIDHEAAQKICQQEFYRWEQTAVAAFLPGDTHRAVAVQTEFSDTTADLILLPLYLLSYRYGDKVYRFMVNGQTGHVISEKPLSPLRIGLAVAGGLLLLLLAWLLIYFSRH, encoded by the coding sequence ATGGCAACATCGACCGCCGCTCCAAGCCAAACCTCGCCGCCGACGCTGACAACGATGCATCCGACCGGGGCCGACCCGGTCGCGCCGCCGCGTGGGCGACCGTGCGCGGCTTGCGGGTCGCCGGTCGATCCGGGCGATAAATTCTGCCACGCCTGCGGAACGGTTCAGCCTGCTGTTGGCCCCGCCGGCTTGCCGCGGGAGGTGGTCGCGGCAAGCACTGGCGGAGCCAGTGGCACACGGAGTGAAGCTGCGGCCGCGGGCGCAGCCGGCGCGCAGAAGCATTTTCGCTGTCAGCAGTGTGGGGCCGAGGTGGCGGTGGATCCGGGCGAGCGAAGCTTTACCTGTCCGTTCTGCGATTCGAACTACGTCGTGGAATTGCCGGCCGATAGCCAACGTGCGCAGCCGGAGTTTGTCGTCGGGTTCGCGATTTCGCCGGACGACGCGGCCGCGAAATTTCGGGCGTGGCTCGGCGAGGGAGGCTGGTTTCGTCCCGGCGATTTGAGCACCGCCCGGGCCGACGGCAAACTTCGCGGCGTGTATTTGCCGTTTTGGTCGTTTTCCACGCTCGCGCAAAGCGACTGGTCGGCGCAAATCGGCGAGTATTGGTATCGCACCGAAACCTACACCGCGTACGAAAACGGCAAGGCCGTCACCCGCACCCGCGAGGTGCAAGAAACCGAATGGTGGAACCTCTCCGGCAAACACCACAACTACTACAGCGGCTATCTCGTAACGGGTAGCAAGGGTTTGAAGCAAGCGGATGCCGACCGAATCAAGCCATACCATTTGGCCGCGCTGAAGCGCTACGAGCCCTATTTTCTCGCCGGCTGGCTGTGCGAAGATTATTCGATCGACCATGAGGCCGCCCAAAAGATTTGCCAACAAGAATTCTATCGCTGGGAACAGACGGCCGTGGCCGCGTTTTTGCCGGGCGACACGCATCGGGCCGTCGCGGTGCAAACTGAATTCAGCGACACCACCGCCGATTTGATCCTGCTGCCGCTTTATCTATTGAGCTATCGCTACGGCGACAAAGTGTATCGATTCATGGTCAACGGCCAGACGGGCCACGTCATCAGCGAGAAACCCCTCTCGCCGCTGCGGATCGGTTTGGCCGTCGCAGGCGGATTGCTGTTGCTCCTGCTGGCGTGGCTGCTGATTTATTTCTCGCGGCATTGA
- a CDS encoding PLP-dependent aspartate aminotransferase family protein: protein MRFRTRAIHVGNPPDRETGAVIAPIHLAATYVQPGVGESAEFDYSRSGNPTRKALETTLASLESGCGALAFASGMAAIHCATLLLKPGDHIVAGTDIYGGTFRLLHKICPQAGITATLAPATNLAAFAAAITPQTKLLWIESPGNPLLSITDIRAVAELAKQHGILLGVDNTLATPALTRPLELGADIVMHSATKYLGGHSDVLGGALVVRDEELFRRLYFIQNATGAVMAPLESFLCSRGIKTLSLRVLEQCRTAARLAEFLTAHPRVRRVYYPGLAGHPGHELAARQMQGGFGAMLSFEVAGDLAAAKHVANGTKLFRLAVSLGAVESLIEQPAAMSHASYDPAARAAHGISDSLIRLSVGLEEFEDLRDDLAAALG, encoded by the coding sequence ATGCGTTTCCGCACCCGCGCCATTCACGTCGGCAATCCGCCCGATCGGGAAACCGGGGCCGTGATCGCGCCGATCCATTTGGCGGCGACCTACGTTCAACCGGGCGTCGGCGAATCGGCCGAGTTCGACTATTCGCGTAGCGGCAATCCGACGCGCAAAGCGCTCGAAACCACCTTGGCCTCGCTCGAATCGGGCTGCGGCGCTTTGGCCTTCGCCAGCGGTATGGCGGCCATCCACTGCGCGACGCTGCTACTGAAGCCGGGCGACCACATCGTCGCCGGCACCGATATCTACGGCGGCACGTTCCGGCTGTTGCATAAAATCTGCCCTCAAGCGGGCATCACCGCAACGCTTGCCCCGGCGACCAATCTGGCGGCATTTGCCGCCGCGATCACTCCGCAAACGAAACTGCTGTGGATCGAAAGCCCCGGCAATCCGCTGCTGTCGATTACCGACATTCGCGCCGTCGCCGAATTGGCCAAGCAGCATGGTATTCTGCTCGGCGTCGACAACACGCTGGCTACTCCGGCGCTCACCCGGCCACTGGAGCTCGGGGCCGACATCGTCATGCACTCGGCGACGAAATATCTCGGCGGCCACAGCGACGTGCTCGGCGGAGCGCTGGTGGTTCGCGATGAAGAGTTGTTTCGCCGGCTGTATTTCATTCAAAACGCCACCGGCGCGGTGATGGCGCCGCTCGAGTCGTTTCTTTGCTCGCGCGGCATCAAAACGCTTTCGCTGCGGGTGCTCGAGCAATGCCGCACCGCCGCTCGCTTGGCCGAGTTTTTGACGGCCCATCCGCGCGTTCGCCGCGTCTATTATCCGGGCTTGGCCGGTCATCCGGGCCACGAGCTCGCGGCCCGCCAGATGCAGGGCGGTTTTGGGGCCATGCTTTCGTTCGAAGTCGCCGGCGATTTGGCGGCGGCAAAGCACGTGGCGAATGGAACAAAGTTGTTCCGCCTGGCGGTGAGCCTGGGGGCGGTCGAATCGCTGATCGAGCAGCCCGCGGCAATGTCGCACGCCAGCTACGATCCTGCCGCCCGCGCCGCCCACGGCATCAGCGACAGCCTGATCCGCCTCTCGGTCGGCCTGGAAGAATTCGAAGACTTGCGCGACGACCTGGCCGCCGCTCTTGGATAA
- a CDS encoding aminotransferase class I/II-fold pyridoxal phosphate-dependent enzyme — translation MGPSTLAVHAGEDRQKFANSITDPIFATSTYTFENTQAVIDFIEKEQPREEYGRYGNPSMRVVERKLAALEGGESALLFSTGMSALVGLLLAKLNAGDEVIFFDECYHRSREFCGKHLSRFGVVTRQVRACDFNAMEAAITSRTRLLISESPTNPHLSIVDLERFAELGRRTGVETLIDATLGTPFNIRPLAAGVDYVMHSATKYLGGHNDLLAGVLVGTAEKLDAVCKLRGIMGTINAPQNIYLLARGLKTFELRMQRHNENGQAVAEFLAGHPRIERVYYPGLPSHPYHEVARRTMRGFGGLVTFLVRDADWRATARVVDAVRIPRIGPSLGGVESLIEQPLVMSYFTASPADRQRWGIPDNMIRLACGIENPEDLVADLAQALEKT, via the coding sequence ATGGGCCCCTCGACTCTCGCCGTGCATGCCGGCGAGGATCGGCAAAAATTCGCCAACTCGATCACCGACCCGATCTTCGCCACCTCGACCTACACGTTCGAAAACACGCAGGCCGTCATCGATTTCATCGAAAAGGAACAGCCGCGCGAAGAATACGGCCGCTACGGCAACCCGAGCATGCGGGTCGTCGAGCGAAAACTGGCGGCGCTGGAAGGGGGCGAATCCGCTCTGCTCTTCTCCACCGGAATGTCGGCCCTGGTGGGGCTGCTGCTGGCCAAGCTCAACGCCGGCGACGAAGTAATCTTCTTCGACGAATGCTACCATCGCAGCCGCGAGTTTTGCGGCAAGCATTTGTCGCGCTTCGGCGTGGTAACCCGGCAAGTGCGGGCTTGCGATTTCAATGCCATGGAAGCCGCCATCACATCGCGCACTCGCCTGCTGATCAGCGAATCGCCAACCAATCCGCATCTGAGCATCGTCGACTTGGAGCGGTTTGCCGAACTCGGCCGGCGGACGGGCGTCGAAACGCTGATCGACGCCACGCTGGGCACGCCGTTCAATATCCGCCCGCTCGCGGCCGGCGTCGACTACGTCATGCATTCGGCCACGAAATATCTCGGCGGACACAACGACCTCTTGGCCGGCGTGCTGGTCGGCACGGCCGAGAAGCTCGATGCAGTGTGCAAGCTGCGCGGCATCATGGGCACGATCAACGCTCCTCAAAATATCTATCTGCTCGCGCGCGGACTGAAAACGTTCGAGCTCCGCATGCAGCGGCACAATGAAAACGGTCAGGCCGTGGCGGAGTTTTTGGCCGGCCATCCGCGGATCGAGCGCGTCTATTATCCGGGTTTGCCGTCGCATCCATATCATGAAGTCGCGCGGCGGACGATGCGCGGCTTCGGCGGATTGGTGACATTCTTGGTGCGCGACGCCGATTGGCGGGCAACGGCCCGCGTGGTCGATGCGGTGAGGATTCCGCGCATCGGCCCGAGCCTGGGGGGCGTCGAATCGCTGATCGAGCAGCCGCTCGTGATGAGCTACTTCACCGCTTCGCCGGCCGATCGCCAGCGCTGGGGCATTCCCGACAACATGATCCGGCTGGCCTGCGGCATCGAGAACCCCGAAGACCTCGTGGCCGACCTGGCGCAAGCCCTGGAAAAAACCTAG